Proteins from a single region of Microbacterium sp. zg-Y818:
- a CDS encoding GNAT family N-acetyltransferase, with protein sequence MKDLRFEKQVDASRWALLRGDDLVSVLDYRDDGRTVAMTRAYTVPTHRGHGYAAEVVSRAVAELESRGDRTVIPTCWYVADWFEGHPEHRGILRTARTV encoded by the coding sequence ATGAAGGACCTGCGCTTCGAGAAACAGGTGGATGCCTCCCGTTGGGCGCTGCTGCGCGGCGATGACCTCGTCAGCGTGCTGGATTACCGCGACGACGGGCGCACGGTCGCGATGACCCGCGCCTACACGGTGCCCACCCACCGCGGCCACGGCTATGCGGCAGAGGTGGTGTCGCGCGCCGTCGCCGAGCTCGAGTCCCGCGGTGACCGCACCGTGATCCCCACCTGCTGGTACGTCGCCGACTGGTTCGAGGGGCATCCCGAGCACCGCGGCATCCTGCGCACCGCCCGCACGGTCTGA
- a CDS encoding winged helix-turn-helix domain-containing protein: protein MSNIALLDRPTTSRHLRAVEDVAPATAPPAAVTAAPPAARPVPAGTAPRGFALYVGIDEVKAAQDGVSLSALVAALRRTLGELAPHAETYATVALAPAGAGGRDVDVVRLALHEPSAVARTQQDEPDEDAAPGGVTVDISRKRVLIDGASAAFTFKEFELLQYLVLREGRTIERAELVSSLWQGTGEDETPGERTIDVHVRRLRAKLGRYEDIVRTVRGVGYRFDRHADVVIRYGHGSPSPDRF, encoded by the coding sequence ATGTCGAACATCGCCCTGCTGGACCGCCCGACCACCTCCCGCCACCTTCGCGCCGTCGAGGACGTCGCCCCGGCGACCGCTCCCCCGGCCGCCGTGACCGCTGCGCCGCCCGCGGCCCGGCCCGTCCCCGCCGGCACCGCGCCGCGCGGATTCGCCCTCTACGTCGGCATCGACGAGGTCAAGGCGGCACAGGACGGCGTATCGCTGTCTGCCCTCGTGGCGGCCCTACGGCGCACGCTCGGCGAGCTGGCACCGCACGCCGAGACCTACGCCACCGTCGCCCTCGCCCCCGCCGGTGCGGGTGGCCGCGACGTCGACGTCGTGCGGCTGGCGCTTCACGAACCCAGCGCAGTCGCCCGCACCCAGCAGGACGAGCCCGACGAAGACGCGGCCCCCGGCGGCGTGACCGTCGACATCTCTCGCAAGCGCGTGCTGATCGACGGCGCGTCGGCGGCGTTCACCTTCAAAGAGTTCGAGCTGCTGCAGTACCTGGTGCTGCGGGAGGGCCGCACGATCGAGCGCGCCGAGCTCGTCTCGTCGCTCTGGCAGGGCACGGGTGAAGACGAGACACCCGGCGAGCGCACCATCGACGTGCACGTCCGACGCCTGCGCGCGAAGCTCGGCCGCTACGAGGACATCGTCCGCACGGTGCGGGGAGTCGGGTACCGGTTCGACCGGCACGCCGACGTCGTGATCCGCTACGGCCACGGCAGCCCCTCCCCCGACCGCTTCTGA
- a CDS encoding helix-turn-helix transcriptional regulator, which yields MRNTLSQRRQDLGWSQQRLADELGVSRQTIISIEKGRYDPSLPVAFRLAAAFHCSIEDLFLFEEDAAP from the coding sequence ATGCGGAACACCCTCTCGCAGCGCCGCCAAGATCTCGGATGGTCCCAGCAACGACTGGCAGACGAGCTGGGAGTGTCGCGCCAGACGATCATCTCGATCGAGAAAGGCCGGTACGACCCGTCGCTCCCCGTGGCGTTCCGGCTCGCAGCCGCTTTTCACTGCAGCATCGAAGACCTTTTCCTCTTCGAGGAGGACGCCGCCCCCTGA
- a CDS encoding DNA-3-methyladenine glycosylase 2 family protein, giving the protein MATVAPTHARPLETEYRPRVPIDAARAIRYQRHGAGDPTFAVDGPVLWRASLTPEGVATLAIRAERDRIRAAAWGPGAEWALHQLPALCGGLDDPSGFEAERHPLIAEVHRRNPGLRIGRTDLVFEALASAVIEQKVTGMQAFGAWRVLVSRFGQRAPGPTPKPLFAPPSIDGWRHIPSWAWHRAGVEPPQARTVVETARRGDSLIAAVMDAGGGEAVDRVLMSLRGIGIWTSAETRIRALGDPDAVSVADYHLAHEVGNALTGHRVDDDGMLELLEPWAGHRQRVIRLIYASGVREQRRGPRLHPEDHRDR; this is encoded by the coding sequence GTGGCCACCGTGGCACCGACGCACGCCCGCCCACTTGAGACCGAGTACCGCCCGCGGGTGCCGATCGACGCGGCGCGGGCCATCCGCTACCAGCGCCACGGCGCCGGCGACCCGACGTTCGCCGTCGACGGCCCGGTGCTCTGGCGTGCGAGCCTCACCCCCGAAGGCGTCGCGACGCTCGCGATCCGCGCCGAACGAGACCGCATCCGGGCGGCGGCGTGGGGACCGGGTGCCGAGTGGGCCCTGCACCAGCTGCCGGCGCTCTGCGGCGGGCTGGACGACCCGAGCGGCTTCGAGGCCGAGCGGCATCCGCTCATCGCCGAGGTGCACCGCCGCAACCCGGGCCTGCGCATCGGTCGCACGGACCTCGTCTTCGAGGCCCTCGCGAGCGCCGTGATCGAGCAGAAGGTCACCGGCATGCAGGCGTTCGGGGCGTGGCGGGTGCTGGTGAGTCGCTTCGGGCAGCGCGCACCCGGCCCCACCCCGAAGCCTCTGTTCGCCCCGCCCTCCATCGACGGCTGGCGGCACATCCCGAGCTGGGCGTGGCACCGCGCCGGGGTCGAGCCGCCACAGGCGCGCACGGTGGTCGAAACCGCCCGGCGCGGCGATTCGCTGATCGCCGCGGTGATGGACGCCGGTGGCGGCGAAGCCGTCGACCGCGTGCTGATGAGCCTGCGGGGCATCGGCATCTGGACCTCCGCCGAGACCCGCATCCGCGCCCTCGGCGACCCCGACGCCGTCAGCGTCGCCGATTACCACCTGGCTCACGAGGTGGGCAACGCCCTGACCGGCCATCGTGTCGACGACGACGGGATGCTGGAGCTGCTGGAACCCTGGGCCGGTCACCGGCAGCGCGTGATCCGGCTGATCTACGCCAGCGGCGTGCGCGAGCAGCGTCGCGGGCCGCGCCTTCACCCCGAGGACCACCGCGACCGCTGA
- a CDS encoding VOC family protein, whose product MATLNPYLSFRDQARSAMTFYQGVFGGDLQMSTFGEHEGMGQDPAERDLVMHAQLTTPDGFVVMGSDTPRALPYAPPAGIAVSISGDDEAQLQRFWDALADGGKVTLPFETPPWGGRFGMLADRFGVPWMLALNAPS is encoded by the coding sequence ATGGCCACTCTCAACCCGTATCTTTCGTTTCGCGACCAGGCCCGCTCGGCCATGACCTTCTACCAGGGCGTCTTCGGCGGCGACCTGCAGATGTCCACGTTCGGCGAGCACGAAGGGATGGGGCAGGACCCCGCCGAGCGGGACCTCGTCATGCACGCGCAGCTGACCACGCCCGACGGCTTCGTGGTCATGGGGTCGGACACGCCCCGCGCCCTGCCGTACGCTCCACCCGCGGGCATCGCCGTGTCGATCAGTGGAGATGACGAGGCGCAGCTGCAGCGGTTCTGGGATGCCCTGGCGGACGGCGGCAAAGTCACCCTGCCGTTCGAGACGCCGCCGTGGGGCGGCCGGTTCGGCATGCTGGCCGACCGGTTCGGCGTGCCCTGGATGCTGGCCCTGAACGCGCCGTCCTGA
- a CDS encoding ATP-binding cassette domain-containing protein — translation MIVLDGVTKRYNRQTVLDDVSITLGAEGVTALIGPNGAGKSTLFGLVGRLIAADAGTVTVDGMDVRTASSAELAKTLAVLRQDNHIAARLTVQDLVEFGRFPHSKGRLTVEDREHIDRAIAYLDLDAFRTRFLDELSGGQRQRAFIAMVLAQDTKYVLLDEPLNNLDVRHMTEIMKLVRRMADELGKVVVVVLHDINFAATYSDRIVAMRDGRVVADAPVAEIMRPEVLGEVYETPVDVREIDGRPVALYYS, via the coding sequence ATGATCGTGCTCGACGGCGTCACCAAGCGCTACAACCGGCAGACCGTGCTCGACGACGTGTCGATCACCCTCGGCGCGGAGGGCGTCACGGCGCTCATCGGCCCCAACGGCGCCGGCAAGTCGACGCTGTTCGGGCTGGTCGGGCGGCTCATCGCTGCGGATGCCGGCACCGTCACCGTCGACGGGATGGATGTGCGCACCGCCTCGTCGGCGGAATTGGCGAAGACCCTCGCGGTGCTGCGGCAGGACAACCACATCGCCGCGCGCCTGACCGTGCAGGATCTCGTGGAGTTCGGGCGCTTCCCCCACTCCAAGGGGCGCCTGACGGTAGAGGACCGCGAGCACATCGACCGCGCGATCGCGTACCTCGATCTCGACGCCTTTCGCACCAGGTTCCTCGACGAGCTGTCAGGCGGGCAGCGCCAGCGCGCCTTCATCGCGATGGTGCTCGCGCAGGACACCAAGTACGTGCTGCTGGACGAACCCCTCAACAACCTCGACGTGCGGCATATGACCGAGATCATGAAGCTCGTGCGCCGCATGGCCGACGAACTCGGCAAGGTCGTGGTGGTCGTGCTGCACGACATCAACTTCGCCGCGACCTACTCCGACCGCATCGTGGCGATGCGCGACGGTCGGGTCGTCGCCGACGCCCCGGTCGCCGAGATCATGCGGCCCGAGGTGCTGGGCGAGGTGTACGAGACGCCGGTGGACGTGCGCGAGATCGACGGCCGTCCAGTCGCGCTGTATTACAGCTGA
- a CDS encoding iron chelate uptake ABC transporter family permease subunit: MRTDLAPRHRDATSAHSGRGILTRAASACARPGVRLAALVVVVVVLTALYLFTGVPGSLAFALKIRSASVVAMVVVAVAVGVSTVVFHTITQNRILTPSIMGFDAFYMLISTVIVFTLGSTAFLRTDPVVLWLVQVAVMVAFSVFLFTWLFGGKRRSIHLMLLVGIVLGTFFRSFTEWMQRMLDPLDFQVLTDTAFASLTRPDETLLLLTGILVALGCLAVVPLLNTLDVLTLGEPAAVGLGVNHKRVIMALFAIVSVMVAASTALVGPILFFGLIVANLAYSYAGTFRHRWTLPVASLLGVLCLVGGQLLLERVFAFGASLSIVIEFAGGLFFLYLVLRKGAR, from the coding sequence GTGCGCACTGATCTCGCTCCGCGGCACCGTGACGCGACCTCCGCGCACAGCGGTCGCGGCATCCTCACCCGCGCCGCGTCGGCGTGCGCACGCCCCGGCGTGCGCCTGGCCGCGCTCGTCGTCGTCGTCGTCGTGCTCACCGCCCTGTACCTCTTCACCGGGGTCCCCGGCTCTCTCGCCTTCGCGCTGAAGATCCGCAGCGCCAGCGTCGTGGCGATGGTCGTCGTCGCAGTAGCGGTGGGCGTATCCACGGTCGTCTTCCACACCATCACCCAGAACCGCATCCTGACGCCCTCGATCATGGGCTTCGACGCGTTCTACATGCTGATCTCCACGGTCATCGTCTTCACGCTCGGGTCCACCGCGTTCCTGCGGACCGATCCCGTCGTGCTGTGGCTCGTGCAGGTCGCCGTCATGGTCGCCTTCAGCGTGTTCCTCTTCACCTGGCTCTTCGGCGGCAAGCGCCGCTCGATCCACCTGATGCTGCTGGTCGGCATCGTGCTGGGCACGTTCTTCCGCAGCTTCACCGAGTGGATGCAGCGGATGCTGGACCCGCTCGACTTCCAGGTGCTCACCGACACCGCCTTCGCGTCGCTGACGCGGCCCGACGAGACGCTGCTGCTGCTCACCGGCATCCTCGTCGCGCTCGGGTGCCTCGCCGTCGTCCCTCTCCTGAACACCCTCGACGTGCTCACCCTGGGGGAGCCTGCCGCCGTCGGACTGGGCGTCAACCACAAGCGGGTCATCATGGCTCTCTTCGCGATCGTCTCGGTGATGGTCGCGGCATCCACCGCCCTCGTCGGCCCGATCCTGTTCTTCGGACTCATCGTCGCGAACCTCGCGTACTCGTACGCCGGGACGTTCCGTCACCGGTGGACCCTCCCGGTCGCCTCTCTGCTGGGCGTGCTGTGCCTCGTGGGCGGGCAGCTGCTGCTCGAGCGCGTCTTCGCCTTCGGCGCGAGCCTGTCGATCGTGATCGAGTTCGCCGGCGGACTCTTCTTCCTCTACCTCGTGCTGCGAAAGGGGGCGCGATGA
- a CDS encoding iron chelate uptake ABC transporter family permease subunit, translating to MTATLSATSAPAPTRPRRTWVGALIGVALVVLTVASLFIGVSDVSPATVLEGGADGTAAFLLAASRIPRTVAVLLVGASLGIAGLILQMLVRNKFVEPGTTGVTEFATLGMLFAIVLWPGMAMMGKMGIAALFGLFGTWVFMRVIRAVPVRQLVLVPLVGIMLGGIVGAVTTFFAYRLDLLQSLSQWAQGSFATIMAGRYEYVWVAGVMVVVAWIAADRFSVIGLGEDFATNLGLDYRRVIGIGMVVVAVITAAVLVTAGMIPFLGLVVPNIVSLIIGDNVRRSIPWVAGLGALFVIACDILARVIRFPYEIPLSVIVGVIGAALFLWLLLRKGSRAH from the coding sequence GTGACCGCAACACTGTCCGCGACGAGCGCCCCCGCCCCCACCCGCCCCCGGCGGACGTGGGTGGGGGCGCTCATCGGCGTCGCCCTCGTCGTGCTGACCGTCGCGAGCCTGTTCATCGGCGTCTCCGACGTGTCGCCGGCGACCGTGCTCGAGGGGGGCGCCGACGGCACGGCGGCGTTCCTGCTGGCCGCCAGTCGCATCCCGCGGACTGTCGCGGTGCTGCTCGTGGGCGCGTCCCTCGGCATCGCCGGGCTCATCCTGCAGATGCTGGTGCGCAACAAGTTCGTCGAGCCAGGGACGACCGGGGTCACCGAGTTCGCAACGCTCGGCATGCTCTTCGCGATCGTCTTGTGGCCCGGCATGGCGATGATGGGAAAGATGGGCATCGCCGCGCTCTTCGGGCTCTTCGGCACCTGGGTGTTCATGCGCGTGATCCGCGCCGTGCCCGTGCGTCAGCTCGTGCTGGTGCCGCTCGTGGGCATCATGCTCGGCGGCATCGTCGGCGCCGTGACGACCTTCTTCGCCTACCGCCTGGATCTTCTGCAGTCGCTGTCGCAGTGGGCGCAGGGCAGCTTCGCCACCATCATGGCGGGGCGCTACGAGTACGTCTGGGTCGCCGGTGTCATGGTGGTCGTGGCCTGGATCGCCGCCGACCGGTTCAGCGTCATCGGCCTGGGCGAGGACTTCGCCACGAACCTGGGGCTCGACTACCGGCGCGTGATCGGCATCGGCATGGTCGTCGTCGCCGTCATCACCGCGGCGGTGCTCGTCACAGCCGGCATGATCCCGTTCCTGGGGCTCGTCGTCCCCAACATCGTCAGCCTCATCATCGGCGACAACGTCCGCCGCTCGATCCCGTGGGTCGCAGGCCTCGGCGCCCTGTTCGTGATCGCATGCGACATCCTCGCCCGGGTCATCCGCTTCCCCTACGAGATCCCGCTGTCGGTCATCGTCGGCGTCATCGGGGCGGCTCTCTTCCTCTGGCTTCTCCTGCGGAAGGGCAGCCGTGCGCACTGA
- a CDS encoding ABC transporter substrate-binding protein translates to MSTTRPLIAASLALVTAVALTGCANGSDEAAADAPAADEAGTVTFSWDRNTAGEDEEPAYEPTTVEVPKNPETIVVFDMASLDTIGALGGEVAGAPLDSVPDYLQGHLADDAFNAGTLFEADLVAIEAQQPDLIVIGGRSAGLFEDLNEIAPTVDLSIAGSFQETLERNTTFLGEVLGAEDEAAEALAQLEDGIAEARAITAEAGTGLGLMVSGGRLNAMAPSEGDATGRNARGGLIYDVFGVEPAVEDVKGATHGEPVSFEFLLEHDPDFLWVVDRDAATSAEGAQAAATVLDNDIVKQTTAFQNDQIVYLDPTAWYIVFGGIQTTQIMIDDVLQIAD, encoded by the coding sequence ATGAGCACGACCCGCCCCCTGATCGCGGCATCCCTCGCCCTCGTCACAGCCGTGGCTCTCACAGGCTGCGCCAACGGATCGGACGAGGCCGCGGCCGACGCCCCGGCGGCCGACGAAGCGGGGACGGTGACGTTCTCGTGGGACCGCAACACCGCCGGTGAGGACGAGGAACCCGCGTACGAGCCGACGACCGTCGAGGTTCCGAAGAACCCCGAGACCATCGTCGTGTTCGACATGGCGAGCCTCGACACGATCGGCGCGCTCGGCGGCGAGGTTGCGGGTGCTCCGCTGGACTCGGTGCCCGACTACCTGCAGGGCCACCTCGCCGACGACGCGTTCAACGCCGGCACCCTCTTCGAGGCGGACCTGGTCGCGATCGAGGCGCAGCAGCCCGACCTGATCGTCATCGGTGGCCGCTCCGCCGGACTGTTCGAAGACCTCAACGAGATCGCGCCGACGGTCGATCTCAGCATCGCGGGGTCGTTCCAGGAGACCCTCGAGCGCAACACCACGTTCCTCGGCGAGGTGCTGGGTGCCGAGGACGAGGCAGCCGAGGCGCTTGCGCAGCTCGAGGACGGCATCGCCGAGGCCCGGGCGATCACGGCCGAGGCCGGCACCGGCCTGGGGCTGATGGTCTCCGGCGGCCGCCTCAACGCGATGGCGCCCTCCGAGGGTGACGCCACCGGCCGCAACGCCCGCGGCGGACTCATCTACGACGTCTTCGGCGTCGAGCCGGCGGTCGAGGACGTCAAGGGTGCCACGCACGGCGAGCCGGTGTCGTTCGAGTTCCTGCTCGAGCACGACCCCGACTTCCTGTGGGTCGTCGACCGCGACGCCGCGACCAGCGCCGAGGGTGCCCAGGCGGCAGCGACGGTGCTCGACAACGACATCGTCAAGCAGACCACGGCCTTCCAGAACGACCAGATCGTCTACCTCGACCCCACCGCCTGGTACATCGTCTTCGGTGGAATCCAGACCACGCAGATCATGATCGACGACGTGCTGCAGATCGCCGACTGA
- a CDS encoding siderophore-interacting protein, with amino-acid sequence MTTSTPVSSFRIGRQRLDLRFRTARLVARTWLTSTYVRIRLEGPDLIGFDSPGSDDHIRVFFPDAAPTSVEELRAAPNREYTPLAWDGDGGWLEIEFAVHDGGVAAQWAARAPLGSVAGVGGPRGSMLIEGTPGAWFLAGDETSVPAMRRFASTMDAAAVGRILVEVVDADHELPIDAPPGVVVEQLHRGTDVPGSALAGRLDALGADDRPAGDVFAFVAAEQAIVKPARALLQERWALPADTFVAKGYWKRGESEYHAPH; translated from the coding sequence ATGACGACGTCGACTCCGGTGAGCTCTTTCCGCATTGGACGCCAGCGCCTCGACCTGCGGTTCCGCACGGCGAGACTGGTCGCCCGGACGTGGCTCACCTCCACCTACGTCCGGATCCGGCTGGAGGGCCCAGACCTGATCGGATTCGACTCGCCGGGATCGGACGACCACATCAGGGTGTTCTTCCCCGACGCTGCTCCCACCTCTGTGGAGGAGCTGCGCGCAGCCCCGAACCGCGAGTACACGCCGCTGGCGTGGGACGGCGACGGTGGGTGGCTCGAGATCGAGTTCGCCGTGCACGACGGCGGCGTCGCGGCGCAGTGGGCGGCACGGGCCCCCCTCGGTTCCGTCGCCGGCGTCGGCGGTCCGCGCGGCTCGATGCTGATCGAGGGCACACCGGGCGCCTGGTTCCTCGCCGGAGACGAGACGTCGGTGCCCGCGATGCGCCGGTTCGCGAGCACCATGGATGCCGCCGCCGTTGGCCGCATCCTGGTCGAGGTCGTCGACGCCGACCACGAGCTGCCGATCGACGCTCCCCCGGGTGTCGTCGTGGAGCAACTGCACCGTGGCACAGACGTCCCCGGCAGCGCGCTGGCCGGGCGCCTCGACGCGCTCGGCGCCGACGACCGCCCGGCGGGCGACGTGTTCGCGTTCGTCGCGGCGGAGCAGGCGATCGTCAAGCCCGCTCGCGCGTTGCTGCAGGAACGTTGGGCGCTGCCCGCCGACACCTTCGTGGCGAAGGGCTACTGGAAGCGCGGCGAGAGCGAGTACCACGCGCCCCACTGA
- a CDS encoding phospholipase, whose protein sequence is MHSDHVVPSSRRALRAQSTRRHRGRVTATLAVGAGVLLGGFLTSGAAAVAAELPFASDTAVAPALQEVADDAQATVDAAHAALAAGEALTAEVAQSGLDVGGDAEVDTVDLQDTLEELAGAEGVELLREIDVVDDVEAHTDDVEAETADLRARFDLALQQKAEAEAAAAAAQAEAEAAAALAAANTPEGARATAAHLAATQYGWGADQFQCLNSLWQKESDWNYQAVNPSSGATGIPQSLPADKMAAAGPDWQTNATTQIRWGLDYISRAYGTPCAAWAHSQATDWY, encoded by the coding sequence ATGCACTCTGATCACGTCGTCCCGTCCTCCCGCCGCGCCCTGCGCGCACAGTCCACCCGCCGCCACCGCGGCCGGGTCACCGCAACTCTGGCGGTGGGCGCCGGAGTGCTGCTCGGGGGATTCCTCACCTCCGGCGCTGCCGCCGTCGCGGCCGAGCTGCCGTTCGCCTCGGACACCGCGGTCGCCCCCGCCCTGCAGGAGGTGGCCGACGACGCGCAGGCGACGGTGGATGCCGCGCACGCGGCGCTGGCCGCCGGCGAGGCGCTCACCGCGGAGGTGGCGCAGTCGGGGCTGGACGTCGGCGGTGATGCCGAGGTCGACACGGTCGACCTGCAGGACACTCTTGAGGAGCTCGCGGGCGCCGAGGGTGTGGAGCTGCTGCGCGAGATCGACGTCGTCGACGATGTCGAGGCGCACACCGACGATGTAGAGGCTGAAACCGCCGATCTGCGCGCCCGATTCGACCTCGCTCTGCAGCAGAAGGCCGAGGCCGAGGCCGCCGCAGCGGCGGCACAGGCTGAGGCCGAAGCGGCGGCGGCGCTCGCCGCGGCGAACACGCCCGAAGGGGCCAGGGCGACCGCCGCACACCTGGCGGCGACGCAGTACGGCTGGGGTGCCGACCAGTTCCAGTGCCTGAACTCGCTCTGGCAGAAGGAGTCGGACTGGAACTACCAGGCGGTGAACCCGTCCAGTGGCGCCACCGGCATTCCGCAGTCCCTCCCCGCAGACAAGATGGCCGCGGCCGGCCCGGATTGGCAGACGAATGCCACCACCCAGATCCGGTGGGGGCTGGATTACATCTCCCGTGCGTACGGCACGCCCTGTGCGGCGTGGGCGCACTCGCAGGCGACCGACTGGTACTGA
- a CDS encoding aldo/keto reductase encodes MITIPTVSLNDGTDFPELGLGTYNLRGDDGVEAMVAAIDSGYRLLDSAVNYQNEAEVGEAVRRSGIRDELIVTTKLPGRDHGYEKTLVSAAGSLDRLGLDRIDLYLIHWPNPSVDEYVDSWRAMIELRERGTVRSIGVSNFTRAMLERLVEETGVVPAVNQVELHPYFPQSELRAFHESRGIRTESWSPLARRSELLAEPVLAEIAAAHGVTPTQAVLRWHTQLGSTPIPKSASAERQRENADVFGFALTDDEIALLSGLERGRLWDGDPDTHEEM; translated from the coding sequence ATGATCACGATTCCCACGGTCTCCCTCAACGACGGCACGGACTTTCCCGAGCTCGGGCTCGGCACCTACAACCTGCGCGGCGACGACGGCGTCGAGGCGATGGTCGCGGCGATCGACAGCGGCTACCGGCTGCTCGACTCGGCGGTGAACTACCAGAACGAGGCCGAGGTCGGTGAGGCGGTGCGGCGCAGCGGCATCCGCGACGAGCTCATCGTGACCACCAAGCTCCCTGGCCGTGACCACGGCTACGAGAAGACCCTCGTCAGCGCCGCCGGTTCGCTGGACCGCCTGGGCCTGGACCGCATCGACCTCTACCTGATCCACTGGCCCAACCCCTCGGTCGACGAGTACGTCGACAGCTGGCGGGCGATGATCGAGCTGCGGGAGCGGGGGACGGTGCGCAGCATCGGGGTGTCGAACTTCACCCGGGCGATGCTCGAGCGGCTCGTCGAGGAGACGGGCGTCGTGCCGGCTGTCAACCAGGTCGAGCTTCACCCCTACTTCCCGCAGTCCGAGCTGCGGGCGTTCCACGAATCACGCGGCATCCGCACCGAGAGCTGGAGTCCCCTGGCACGGCGCAGCGAGCTGCTGGCCGAGCCGGTGCTCGCCGAGATCGCCGCGGCTCACGGGGTCACCCCGACGCAGGCGGTGCTGCGGTGGCACACCCAGCTGGGCTCGACCCCGATCCCCAAGTCCGCGAGCGCCGAGCGTCAGCGCGAGAACGCGGACGTCTTCGGATTCGCGCTGACCGACGACGAGATCGCACTCCTCAGCGGGCTGGAGCGCGGGCGGCTCTGGGACGGCGACCCCGACACGCACGAGGAGATGTGA